From the genome of Hyperolius riggenbachi isolate aHypRig1 chromosome 9, aHypRig1.pri, whole genome shotgun sequence, one region includes:
- the RPL3 gene encoding large ribosomal subunit protein uL3, which yields MSHRKFSAPRHGSLGFLPRKRSKRHRGKVKSFPKDDPSKPIHLTAFLGYKAGMTHIVRDVDRPGSKVNKKEVVEAVTVVETPPMVIVGIVGYVQTPRGLRSFKTIFAEHISDECKRRFYKNWYKSKKKAFTKYCKKWQDDEGKKQLEKDFASMKKYCQVVRVIAHTQMRLLPLRQKKSHLMEIQVNGGTIAEKVDWAREKLEQQVQVTGVFGQDEMIDVIGVTKGKGYKGVTSRWHTKKLPRKTHRGLRKVACIGAWHPARVAFSVARAGQKGYHHRTEINKKIYKIGQGYHSKDGKLVKNNASTDYDLSDKSINPLGGFVHYGEVKNDFIMLKGCVIGTKKRVLTLRKSLLVQTSRRALEKIDLKFIDTTSKFGHGRFQTAEEKKAFMGPLKKDRLAKEETA from the exons ATG TCTCACCGAAAGTTCTCAGCTCCCAGGCATGGCTCCTTGGGATTCCTCCCGCGCAAGCGAAGCAAGAGACATAGGGGCAAGGTCAAGAGCTTCCCCAAGGATGACCCCAGCAAGCCCATCCATCTCACAGCCTTCCTGGGCTACAAAGCTGGCATGACCCACATCGTGAGGGACGTCGACAGGCCTGGCTCAA AGGTGAATAAGAAGGAAGTGGTGGAGGCCGTGACCGTTGTGGAGACGCCCCCCATGGTCATTGTTGGTATTGTGGGCTACGTCCAGACTCCACGGGGGCTTAGGAGCTTCAAGACCATCTTTGCTGAACACATCAGTGATGAATGCAAGAGGCGGTTCTACAAGAACTG GTATAAATCCAAGAAGAAGGCCTTCACCAAGTACTGCAAGAAGTGGCAAGATGACGAAGGCAAGAAGCAGCTGGAGAAGGACTTTGCCAGCATGAAGAAGTACTGCCAGGTCGTCCGAGTCATCGCACACACTCAG ATGCGTCTACTTCCTCTAAGACAGAAGAAATCCCATCTGATGGAGATCCAAGTTAACGGAGGTACCATCGCTGAAAAGGTGGACTGGGCCCGCGAGAAGCTGGAGCAGCAGGTCCAGGTGACCGGAGTGTTTGGTCAGGACGAGATGATTGATGTCATTGGAGTCACAAAGGGAAAGGGTTACAAAG GTGTGACTAGCCGTTGGCACACAAAGAAGCTGCCACGTAAGACTCACAGGGGTCTGCGTAAGGTGGCTTGTATTGGAGCCTGGCATCCTGCCCGTGTGGCATTCTCCGTGGCACGTGCCGGACAGAAAGGATACCACCACCGTACTGAGATCAACAAGAAG ATCTATAAAATTGGCCAAGGTTATCACTCAAAGGACGGCAAACTTGTCAAAAATAACGCTTCAACAGACTACGATCTGTCGGACAAGAGTATCAACCCTCTG GGTGGCTTTGTGCACTATGGGGAAGTGAAGAATGACTTCATCATGCTGAAAGGATGTGTTATTGGGACCAAGAAGAGAGTTCTCACCCTGCGCAAG tCCCTGCTTGTGCAGACCAGCCGGCGTGCTTTGGAGAAGATCGATCTGAAATTCATCGACACCACCTCAAAGTTCGGCCACGGACGTTTCCAGACAGCGGAGGAAAAGAAGGCTTTTATG GGACCACTCAAGAAAGaccgtctggcaaaggaggagacTGCATAA